The following coding sequences lie in one Patescibacteria group bacterium genomic window:
- a CDS encoding GerMN domain-containing protein: MNKFFCFIKSKPVCGRGFGQSLILLTFCLLALFWYFRLGPAKRALPQNNQINQAEELTVFYKSLAHNFVLNLPTSWAGNYEVVKSVLADKVDIVFYQAGQKKFAILVYPLDGWLKNSLSDKEFVLTWTKDKVFIWQSDIADDLFARIARTFKVDYSKEDHSVSYDVYFSQPVEKDFDCSLVEPVKRLVQKNSRIEEQALNQLLLGPTVEEKKQGYNSWFSQQTANKIISMSFKKGRVYVNLRDLRTIIPGASSSCGSAQFLGQLENTLKQFPTVKQVFFAFDGSPENFYNWLQLDCNNEDKLCDPQLFNN, from the coding sequence ATGAATAAATTTTTTTGTTTTATAAAATCTAAGCCCGTTTGTGGACGTGGATTTGGTCAGAGCCTTATTTTGTTGACTTTTTGTTTATTGGCTTTGTTTTGGTATTTTAGGCTGGGGCCAGCGAAGCGGGCCTTACCTCAGAATAATCAGATTAATCAGGCCGAAGAATTAACAGTTTTTTATAAAAGTTTGGCTCATAATTTTGTTTTAAATTTGCCCACTAGTTGGGCGGGTAATTACGAGGTCGTTAAAAGCGTCTTGGCTGATAAGGTGGATATAGTTTTTTATCAGGCTGGTCAAAAGAAATTTGCGATTTTAGTTTATCCGTTGGATGGTTGGCTTAAGAATAGCCTGTCTGACAAAGAGTTTGTTTTGACTTGGACCAAGGATAAAGTGTTTATTTGGCAGTCTGATATAGCTGACGATTTATTTGCTAGAATAGCCAGGACTTTTAAAGTGGATTATTCTAAAGAGGACCATTCAGTATCTTATGATGTTTATTTTAGCCAGCCAGTAGAAAAAGATTTTGATTGTTCGTTAGTTGAGCCGGTTAAACGTTTAGTGCAAAAAAATTCTCGAATTGAAGAGCAGGCTTTGAATCAATTGTTATTAGGCCCAACGGTTGAGGAAAAAAAGCAAGGCTACAACTCTTGGTTCAGTCAACAGACAGCTAATAAAATAATTAGCATGTCTTTTAAAAAGGGTCGAGTTTATGTTAATTTACGGGATTTAAGAACAATAATTCCTGGCGCTAGTAGTAGTTGCGGTTCAGCTCAGTTTTTAGGACAACTAGAAAATACTCTTAAACAATTTCCTACAGTTAAACAGGTATTTTTTGCTTTTGATGGTTCGCCGGAAAATTTTTATAATTGGTTACAATTAGATTGTAACAATGAAGATAAGTTGTGCGATCCACAATTGTTTAATAATTAA